In Arthrobacter sp. StoSoilB5, one genomic interval encodes:
- a CDS encoding amino acid permease, with the protein MQQTTLASKDTVLQAAGTALSRGLNVRHIRFMALGSAIGTGLFYGSASAIQKAGPAVLLAYIIGGAAVFMVMRALGEMAVRHPVSGSFGQYASKYLGPFAGFVTGWTYVFEMAIVAIADVTAFSIYMGFWFPQVDRWIWVLAIILFLGAMNLLSVKVFGELEFWFSLIKVVAIIAMIVGGAAIVVFGFQTGDGGGVAPGLGNLVNHGGLFPNGFEGLLAAFAVVMFAFGGIETIGITAGEAADPKKVIPQAVNTVPVRVLLFYVLTLGVLMSIFPWNEIGSSGSPFVQIFDGLGIPAAPHILNAVVITAALSAINSDIFGAGRILFGLAQQGHAPKSFGKISRHGVPWMTVVMMGGILLVGVVLNAVIPEDVFVLIASIATFATVWVWVMILASHVAMKREIKRKGLPASEFGSPLWPAASILTIAFMAMVIVILGAFEDTRVALYVGATWLVLLFVAYKLWVRGGGLRRAELVDETA; encoded by the coding sequence ATGCAACAAACCACGCTGGCTTCGAAGGACACCGTCCTCCAAGCCGCCGGTACGGCACTTAGCCGTGGCCTCAACGTCCGTCACATCCGCTTTATGGCACTCGGATCCGCGATCGGCACAGGACTGTTTTACGGTTCTGCGTCCGCCATACAGAAAGCCGGCCCTGCCGTCCTGCTGGCCTACATCATCGGCGGCGCTGCTGTCTTCATGGTGATGCGTGCGCTCGGCGAAATGGCCGTCCGACACCCTGTGTCCGGCTCATTCGGCCAGTACGCCAGCAAATACCTTGGACCGTTCGCAGGCTTCGTGACCGGCTGGACGTACGTGTTTGAGATGGCGATCGTAGCAATAGCCGATGTCACTGCCTTCAGCATCTATATGGGCTTCTGGTTCCCACAGGTGGACCGCTGGATCTGGGTCCTCGCGATCATCTTGTTCCTGGGCGCCATGAACCTGTTGAGCGTAAAGGTCTTCGGTGAACTCGAGTTTTGGTTCTCGCTGATCAAGGTGGTGGCGATTATCGCCATGATCGTCGGAGGTGCAGCAATCGTCGTCTTCGGCTTCCAAACGGGCGACGGCGGTGGCGTGGCACCGGGGCTGGGGAACCTCGTGAACCATGGTGGTTTGTTCCCGAACGGTTTCGAGGGGCTCCTGGCCGCGTTCGCCGTCGTGATGTTTGCGTTTGGTGGGATCGAAACGATCGGCATCACCGCTGGCGAAGCAGCCGATCCCAAGAAGGTCATTCCACAGGCAGTCAACACTGTGCCGGTCCGCGTCCTGTTGTTCTATGTACTGACCCTGGGCGTGTTGATGAGCATCTTCCCGTGGAACGAGATCGGCAGCAGCGGCAGCCCGTTCGTGCAGATCTTCGACGGCCTGGGCATCCCTGCAGCGCCGCACATTCTCAATGCCGTGGTCATCACTGCTGCCCTTTCCGCTATCAACAGCGACATCTTTGGAGCAGGCCGCATCCTGTTTGGCCTCGCCCAGCAGGGCCACGCTCCGAAGAGCTTCGGCAAGATCTCCCGGCACGGCGTCCCTTGGATGACCGTGGTGATGATGGGCGGAATCCTGCTTGTCGGCGTCGTGCTGAATGCCGTGATTCCCGAAGACGTGTTCGTGCTCATCGCATCGATTGCCACTTTCGCGACCGTGTGGGTGTGGGTGATGATCCTCGCTTCGCACGTTGCCATGAAGCGGGAGATCAAGCGCAAGGGGCTTCCGGCGTCGGAATTTGGTTCCCCATTGTGGCCGGCAGCCTCCATCCTGACTATCGCATTCATGGCCATGGTGATCGTGATTCTCGGGGCCTTCGAGGACACCCGCGTTGCACTGTATGTTGGCGCCACGTGGCTCGTCTTGCTGTTCGTCGCTTACAAGCTGTGGGTCCGCGGTGGTGGCCTGCGCCGCGCCGAGCTCGTGGACGAAACGGCATAG
- a CDS encoding SRPBCC domain-containing protein, which translates to MATYRVTTLVAAPPERVFETWTDPDRFREWIGGVTRVTDRVGPVDQAGSRYTVWFGRMASPTEILAVERPWHFRTRFGNAILKGESDVRFAAEGDGTRIHQEFETRGFIPAIFAWLFSRGSYRGSFRGELETFRKLVEREALGPG; encoded by the coding sequence ATGGCAACGTATCGTGTGACGACGCTCGTAGCGGCGCCCCCAGAACGCGTCTTCGAGACCTGGACGGACCCGGATCGGTTCCGGGAATGGATCGGCGGAGTCACCCGCGTGACGGACCGCGTCGGCCCAGTCGACCAGGCCGGCAGCCGCTACACGGTGTGGTTCGGACGGATGGCCAGCCCCACAGAAATCCTCGCCGTTGAGCGGCCCTGGCACTTCCGCACGCGGTTCGGCAATGCGATCCTCAAGGGCGAGTCAGATGTGCGGTTTGCTGCCGAGGGCGATGGCACGCGCATCCACCAGGAGTTCGAAACCAGGGGATTTATCCCGGCGATCTTTGCGTGGCTTTTCTCCAGGGGATCCTACCGGGGTAGCTTCCGAGGTGAGCTGGAGACCTTCCGTAAACTCGTCGAGCGCGAAGCCTTGGGGCCGGGCTAG
- a CDS encoding ABC transporter ATP-binding protein: MDPVIQTVDLHKNFGRVKALDGLDLEVPAGQVHGFLGPNGAGRSTTLRILLGLARASSGSASVLGLHPWADAVELHRRVASVPGDVSIWPNLSGGETIDFLSRLRDGGTDRAEYRRRKERLCQLFDFDPSKKGRAYSKGNRQKVALIAALVADAEVYLLDEPTSGLDPLMEAVFTREIRRLVGEKGATVLLSSHILSEVEQLADSVSIIRAGRIVDGGTLDSLRHLTRTGISFVQDQVDLRALQGLAQVHDLTLAAGRVKFSADSDRVHEVLPILGRLGVQGLLVAPPSLEELFLRHYGVALPPQSEEAKADGGTHHRRRWPPARTGR; the protein is encoded by the coding sequence ATGGACCCTGTCATCCAGACCGTCGATCTCCATAAGAATTTCGGTCGGGTCAAGGCACTCGATGGCCTTGACCTCGAAGTCCCTGCCGGGCAAGTCCACGGCTTCCTCGGCCCGAATGGTGCCGGGAGGTCCACCACTCTGCGCATCCTGCTTGGCCTGGCACGGGCCTCGTCGGGCAGTGCAAGCGTCCTCGGATTGCACCCATGGGCAGACGCCGTTGAATTGCACCGCCGTGTGGCCAGCGTGCCGGGTGACGTAAGCATTTGGCCGAATCTCTCAGGGGGAGAGACCATTGATTTCCTCTCCCGGCTGCGGGACGGCGGGACGGATCGCGCTGAGTATCGACGCCGCAAGGAGCGTTTGTGCCAGCTCTTCGACTTTGACCCGAGCAAGAAAGGCCGCGCCTACTCCAAAGGCAATCGACAGAAGGTTGCGCTCATCGCAGCCCTCGTTGCCGACGCCGAGGTCTATCTTCTGGACGAACCGACAAGCGGTTTGGATCCCCTCATGGAGGCGGTCTTTACCCGCGAGATTCGCCGGCTGGTCGGTGAGAAAGGAGCTACTGTCCTTCTCTCCAGCCACATCCTCTCCGAGGTGGAGCAGCTGGCCGACAGTGTGAGCATCATCCGCGCAGGCCGAATAGTGGACGGCGGGACGCTCGATTCCCTTCGCCACCTGACGCGTACAGGGATCTCTTTCGTGCAGGACCAGGTGGACCTCCGGGCCCTCCAAGGCCTCGCCCAGGTCCACGATCTCACCTTGGCCGCAGGACGGGTGAAGTTCAGTGCCGATTCGGATCGTGTCCACGAGGTCCTGCCGATTCTTGGTCGCCTGGGCGTGCAGGGCCTGCTGGTCGCTCCGCCATCGCTTGAAGAGTTGTTCCTCCGGCACTACGGCGTTGCCCTTCCACCCCAATCAGAAGAAGCGAAGGCCGACGGCGGCACTCACCATCGGCGCCGCTGGCCGCCCGCCAGGACGGGCCGCTAA
- a CDS encoding 3-hydroxybutyrate dehydrogenase codes for MDNSLNGRKALVTGGASGIGAACARALAARGAKVVVADVDASGAAALADELGGTAWTVDLLDVDALAALSLDCDILVNNAGIQKVAPIEEFEPVEFRRILALMLEAPFLLIRAALPHMYANGFGRIINISSVHGLRASAYKSAYVSAKHGLEGLSKVTALEGGEHGVTSNCINPGYVRTPLVERQIADQARLHGIPEAEVLAKVMLTESAVKRLVEVEEVASLAAWMASDDAGMVTGASYTMDGGWSAR; via the coding sequence ATGGACAACTCCTTAAACGGGCGCAAAGCACTGGTGACCGGAGGCGCGAGCGGAATCGGGGCGGCCTGTGCCCGGGCGCTCGCCGCCCGCGGGGCGAAAGTGGTAGTGGCCGACGTCGATGCCTCCGGAGCAGCGGCGCTCGCCGACGAACTGGGCGGCACGGCTTGGACCGTGGACCTGTTGGACGTCGACGCCTTGGCGGCACTGAGCCTCGACTGCGACATCCTGGTCAACAACGCCGGCATCCAGAAGGTTGCGCCGATCGAGGAGTTCGAACCCGTCGAATTCCGGCGCATTCTGGCCCTGATGTTGGAAGCTCCATTCCTCCTCATCCGGGCCGCGCTCCCGCACATGTACGCCAATGGATTCGGCCGGATCATCAACATTTCCTCGGTTCATGGGCTCCGCGCCTCCGCGTACAAGAGTGCGTACGTCTCGGCGAAGCACGGCCTGGAAGGGCTCAGCAAGGTCACTGCTTTGGAAGGTGGCGAGCACGGCGTCACGTCCAACTGCATCAACCCCGGGTACGTCCGGACGCCGCTGGTGGAACGCCAGATCGCCGACCAAGCCCGGCTCCACGGCATCCCCGAGGCAGAGGTCCTGGCCAAGGTAATGCTGACGGAGTCGGCAGTAAAGCGGCTGGTGGAGGTTGAGGAAGTCGCGTCGTTGGCGGCCTGGATGGCCTCCGACGACGCCGGTATGGTCACCGGCGCGAGCTACACCATGGACGGCGGCTGGTCGGCGCGGTAA
- a CDS encoding IclR family transcriptional regulator, producing the protein MTTTPLAPGKATSKVPAAENTLRILKLLASRRGPMAASNIATALGLPRSSVYHLLGVMEANGFVLHLHEEQRYGLGISAFELSSAYSRQEPLSRLGRPMLAALVDAIGESAHLAVLHGRDVLYIVEERAKNRPSLVTDVGVRLPSHLTASGRAILAALPKSQVRALYPNAAAFTSRNEVEFPIMKYSALSSHLDQVRQRGYATENGEITPGFGSIAAAVTDHVGWPTAAVAVTFLEDKVPAEQWPVLAARIRKAADELSVRIHGRPAG; encoded by the coding sequence ATGACCACCACGCCACTGGCACCAGGCAAGGCCACGTCCAAGGTCCCTGCCGCCGAAAATACGCTGCGCATCCTGAAACTGTTGGCCTCGCGCCGGGGTCCCATGGCGGCGTCGAACATTGCGACGGCGCTCGGCTTGCCGCGTTCCAGCGTGTACCACCTGCTAGGCGTGATGGAGGCCAACGGCTTCGTCCTCCACTTGCACGAGGAGCAGCGCTATGGGCTCGGCATCAGTGCGTTCGAACTCAGTTCCGCGTATTCGCGGCAGGAACCGCTGTCCCGGCTGGGGCGGCCTATGCTTGCTGCGTTGGTTGATGCGATCGGGGAGAGTGCACACCTGGCTGTCTTGCATGGCCGCGACGTCCTCTACATCGTGGAGGAACGCGCCAAGAACCGCCCAAGCCTGGTGACCGACGTCGGGGTTCGCCTCCCCAGCCACCTGACTGCCTCGGGCCGCGCGATCCTCGCCGCGTTGCCAAAGTCGCAAGTGCGTGCCCTGTACCCGAACGCCGCGGCCTTCACGTCCCGCAACGAAGTGGAATTTCCGATCATGAAGTATTCCGCCCTCTCCTCCCACCTGGACCAGGTGCGGCAGCGTGGCTATGCCACGGAAAACGGCGAGATTACGCCTGGATTCGGCTCCATCGCCGCCGCTGTGACTGACCACGTGGGATGGCCGACGGCGGCAGTCGCCGTCACGTTCCTGGAGGACAAAGTGCCGGCTGAGCAATGGCCGGTACTCGCTGCGCGCATCCGGAAGGCAGCCGACGAACTGTCGGTGAGAATACACGGCCGCCCTGCGGGCTAG
- a CDS encoding LysR family transcriptional regulator, whose amino-acid sequence MNPNPDDLLILLAVSRSGKFTTAAQALGLNHTTVSRRIAALEKALGGRVLARAAGGWEVTELGAEAVLVAERIEAAVGALGPSDGAPDPITGVVRMTATDGFSAYIAAPAVARLRREHPGLSVEIVTVTRRALQQRSGLDIEVVVGTPQVHRAEAIQLGEYRLGMYASRAYLADNGTPSSIEELTQHQLVYFVDSMLQVDDLDAPRRLVPSMRDGLSSTNVFVHVEATRAGAGIGFLPCFMADRHADLVRLLPSDFAELLPYWMVLRPDSMRRPAVAAVVQALREETERRREELLGAG is encoded by the coding sequence ATGAATCCCAATCCGGACGATCTCCTGATACTTCTCGCCGTTTCACGCTCGGGAAAATTCACGACGGCGGCACAAGCCTTGGGACTGAACCACACCACCGTTTCGCGCAGGATAGCGGCGCTGGAAAAGGCACTGGGCGGGCGCGTCCTCGCGCGCGCCGCTGGCGGATGGGAAGTGACAGAGTTAGGCGCGGAGGCGGTCCTGGTCGCAGAGCGGATCGAAGCCGCGGTGGGCGCGCTGGGACCCAGCGACGGCGCACCCGACCCCATTACCGGCGTCGTACGCATGACCGCAACGGATGGCTTCAGCGCGTATATCGCGGCACCCGCAGTAGCCCGCTTGAGAAGGGAACATCCCGGGCTGAGCGTGGAGATCGTCACCGTGACGCGCCGGGCGTTGCAGCAGCGCTCGGGCCTGGACATCGAAGTGGTGGTGGGAACGCCGCAGGTTCACCGGGCAGAGGCGATCCAACTGGGCGAGTATCGGCTGGGGATGTATGCCTCGCGCGCATACCTGGCAGATAACGGGACGCCTTCCAGTATTGAGGAACTGACGCAGCACCAGCTGGTCTACTTTGTGGATTCCATGCTGCAGGTGGACGATCTCGACGCGCCGAGAAGGCTTGTCCCCTCCATGCGTGACGGCCTGAGCTCAACCAACGTTTTCGTGCATGTGGAAGCTACTCGAGCCGGAGCCGGCATCGGTTTCCTGCCTTGCTTCATGGCTGATCGCCACGCAGATTTGGTGCGGCTCCTGCCATCTGACTTCGCGGAGCTGCTCCCCTACTGGATGGTCCTCCGCCCGGATTCCATGCGCCGCCCCGCAGTGGCCGCCGTCGTACAGGCCCTGCGCGAGGAGACGGAGCGCCGCCGGGAGGAGCTACTGGGCGCGGGGTGA
- a CDS encoding MFS transporter: MSVEQRSTSRAGKESGKGSGLKKIVAASMVGTVVEWYEFFLYATAATLVFGKYFFPSSGNELDGIIQAFLTYAVGFVARPLGGIVFGQIGDKLGRKPTLQLTIVIVGVSTFLMGCLPGFAELGYWAPAMLVALRFIQGFALGGEWGGAVLLVAEHSPNKSRGFWSSWPQAAVPVGNLLATLVLFIMSTTLSSEAFLGWGWRVAFWLSAVIVFVGYYIRTHVTEAPIFLEAKAQVEESKAISYGVGEVIRKYPKGILQAMGLRFAENIMYYLVVSFAIVYLKSVHKYDTSSLLLALLIAHVIHFLVIPQVGRLVDAWGRKPVYLVGAIAGATWPFFAFPMFDTRNAVIIVLAVTIGLCLHAFMYAGQPAIMSELFPTRMRYSGVSLGSQVTSIFAGSLAPLLATQWLKDTGSWLPTAIYLVVACAITVVAVVSLKETKGIALQDVDEADAVRHGLATSPAGAAAKG; this comes from the coding sequence ATGAGCGTAGAGCAGCGCTCCACATCAAGGGCCGGGAAAGAATCCGGCAAGGGCTCCGGCCTGAAGAAGATCGTCGCCGCATCAATGGTGGGTACGGTGGTGGAGTGGTACGAGTTCTTTCTGTACGCCACCGCCGCAACACTGGTTTTCGGCAAATACTTCTTCCCAAGCAGCGGCAACGAGCTGGACGGAATCATCCAGGCCTTCCTGACCTATGCGGTTGGCTTCGTAGCCCGCCCGCTCGGCGGAATCGTGTTCGGCCAGATCGGCGACAAACTCGGCCGCAAGCCCACGCTCCAGCTGACCATCGTGATCGTGGGCGTCTCGACGTTCCTCATGGGCTGCCTCCCGGGCTTCGCCGAGCTGGGTTATTGGGCGCCGGCCATGCTGGTGGCGCTTCGCTTCATCCAGGGCTTCGCGCTCGGTGGAGAATGGGGAGGTGCTGTGCTGCTCGTAGCTGAACACAGCCCCAACAAGTCGCGCGGCTTCTGGTCATCCTGGCCGCAGGCCGCAGTACCCGTGGGCAACCTCCTGGCCACGTTGGTCCTGTTCATCATGTCCACCACCCTCAGCAGCGAAGCCTTCCTCGGTTGGGGCTGGCGCGTAGCATTCTGGCTGTCCGCAGTGATCGTGTTCGTCGGCTACTACATCCGCACCCACGTCACCGAGGCGCCCATCTTCCTCGAAGCCAAGGCACAGGTGGAGGAATCGAAGGCCATCAGCTACGGCGTGGGCGAAGTCATCCGCAAATACCCCAAGGGCATCCTTCAGGCCATGGGTCTCCGCTTCGCCGAGAACATCATGTACTACCTGGTGGTCAGTTTCGCGATCGTCTACCTCAAGAGCGTTCACAAATACGACACGTCATCGTTGCTGCTGGCATTGCTCATTGCGCACGTGATCCACTTCCTGGTCATCCCGCAGGTTGGAAGGCTCGTGGACGCCTGGGGACGCAAACCCGTGTACCTGGTGGGCGCCATCGCCGGAGCGACGTGGCCCTTCTTCGCCTTCCCCATGTTCGATACCAGGAACGCCGTGATCATCGTGCTCGCCGTGACCATCGGCCTGTGCCTGCACGCCTTCATGTACGCAGGGCAGCCAGCCATCATGTCCGAGCTCTTCCCCACCCGCATGCGCTACTCGGGTGTGTCGCTCGGCTCGCAGGTCACGTCGATCTTCGCCGGTTCCCTCGCTCCGCTCCTGGCTACCCAGTGGCTCAAGGACACCGGCTCATGGCTCCCCACCGCGATCTACCTCGTCGTCGCCTGCGCGATCACCGTCGTCGCAGTCGTTTCGCTCAAGGAAACCAAGGGCATCGCGCTGCAGGACGTGGACGAGGCCGATGCCGTGCGGCACGGGCTGGCCACTTCTCCTGCCGGCGCCGCCGCGAAAGGCTAA
- a CDS encoding Ltp family lipoprotein codes for MSQNPNLAPYPPSPGYGQPQQVAKSFLVTWLLSLLVGVWGIDRFYLGKVGTGILKLLTFGGLGIWALIDLILVLTNHTRDKRGFPLEGYDRHKKVALIVTGVFVLLGIITNVAFAASSSRSLPVVATSKNSASPSAPAATADSSAKAEADASAKAKSEADAAAKAAADAQAKAKADADAAAKSAADAAAKAEADAAAKAKADADAAAKAAADAAAKAAAGTVSQQNALRKAGSYLQFTAFSYPGLIKQLEFEKYSTEDATWAADRVKVDWNEQAAKKAKSYLEFTSFSRSGLIDQLLFEGFTPEQAEFGVSQTGL; via the coding sequence ATGAGCCAAAACCCTAATCTCGCGCCTTATCCCCCATCCCCCGGTTATGGACAGCCACAACAAGTCGCCAAATCTTTCCTTGTGACCTGGTTGCTTTCCCTCCTCGTCGGCGTCTGGGGCATTGATCGGTTTTACCTCGGCAAGGTGGGAACCGGAATCCTCAAATTGCTCACTTTTGGTGGTCTAGGTATTTGGGCTCTCATCGACCTGATTCTGGTGCTGACGAACCATACGCGCGATAAGCGTGGGTTTCCGCTGGAGGGCTATGACAGGCACAAGAAAGTAGCCCTGATCGTCACCGGAGTGTTCGTGCTTCTAGGCATTATCACAAATGTCGCCTTTGCTGCGTCTAGTTCCAGGTCACTTCCAGTCGTGGCCACGTCGAAAAACTCGGCATCTCCATCTGCTCCGGCAGCCACTGCAGATAGCTCCGCAAAGGCCGAGGCGGACGCGTCCGCCAAAGCGAAATCAGAGGCTGATGCGGCGGCAAAAGCTGCGGCAGACGCTCAAGCCAAGGCAAAGGCCGACGCTGATGCGGCCGCCAAATCTGCCGCTGATGCTGCCGCCAAAGCAGAGGCTGACGCGGCCGCGAAGGCGAAGGCCGATGCAGATGCTGCTGCCAAGGCCGCCGCTGACGCCGCCGCCAAGGCCGCTGCAGGGACCGTGAGTCAGCAAAACGCTCTGCGGAAGGCTGGTAGTTACCTCCAATTCACAGCCTTCTCGTACCCCGGCCTCATTAAGCAATTGGAGTTTGAGAAGTACTCAACCGAAGACGCCACGTGGGCAGCCGACCGGGTGAAGGTCGATTGGAACGAGCAGGCAGCCAAGAAGGCCAAGAGCTACTTGGAGTTCACTTCATTCTCCCGCTCCGGGCTCATCGACCAATTGCTTTTTGAGGGCTTCACGCCGGAACAGGCTGAGTTCGGGGTAAGCCAGACCGGCCTCTAG
- a CDS encoding urocanate hydratase: MAPADFTTGARPVKAARGTELTAKSWQTEAPLRMLMNNLDPEVAERPDDLVVYGGTGRAVRSWAAFDAITRTLETMEKDETLLVQSGKPVGVFRTHEWAPRVLLANSNLVGDWATWPEFRRLEAEGLMMYGQMTAGSWIYIGTQGILQGTYETFAAVGNKLAAEGRHPAPAAAGSTEGPLAGTLTLTGGCGGMGGAQPLAVTLNDGACLIVDVDETRLRRRAGKRYLDEVETDLDAAIAKVQKAKAERRGWSVGYVGNAAEVFPELLARHKAGELSIDVVTDQTSAHDPLSYLPEGITVEEWHTEAEADPEGFTKKAQASMARHVQAMVEFQDAGAEVFDYGNSIRDEARKGGYDRAFEFPGFVPAYIRPLFCEGLGPFRWVALSGDPEDIAVTDAAIKELFPENKHLHKWLDAAAERVEFEGLPARICWLGYGERAKAGLLFNQLVKEGKVKAPIVIGRDHLDSGSVASPYRETEAMADGSDAIADWPLLNALINTSSGATWVSIHHGGGVGIGRSLHAGQVSVADGTDLAAEKLERLLTNDPGMGVIRHVDAGYDRAVEVANERGVRIPMNEK, from the coding sequence ATGGCACCCGCCGATTTCACTACTGGTGCCCGTCCGGTTAAGGCCGCGCGGGGTACTGAGCTTACTGCCAAGTCGTGGCAGACCGAGGCGCCGTTGCGTATGTTGATGAACAATTTGGATCCTGAGGTTGCTGAGCGTCCTGATGATCTGGTGGTTTATGGCGGTACGGGCCGTGCTGTGCGGTCCTGGGCTGCGTTTGATGCGATCACCCGGACGTTGGAGACGATGGAGAAGGACGAGACGCTGTTGGTGCAGTCGGGCAAGCCGGTGGGTGTGTTCCGCACCCATGAGTGGGCTCCGCGGGTGCTTTTGGCGAACTCGAACCTGGTGGGGGACTGGGCGACGTGGCCGGAGTTCCGCCGCCTGGAGGCCGAGGGTTTGATGATGTATGGGCAGATGACGGCAGGGTCCTGGATTTATATCGGCACGCAGGGCATCCTGCAGGGCACGTACGAAACGTTCGCCGCGGTGGGGAACAAGCTCGCTGCGGAGGGACGCCACCCGGCCCCCGCCGCAGCTGGTTCCACCGAAGGACCGCTGGCCGGGACGTTGACGTTGACGGGTGGTTGTGGCGGGATGGGCGGTGCCCAGCCGTTGGCTGTGACGCTGAACGACGGTGCGTGCCTGATTGTGGACGTGGACGAGACGCGCCTGCGCCGCCGGGCCGGGAAGCGGTACCTGGATGAGGTCGAAACGGACCTGGACGCCGCGATCGCGAAGGTCCAGAAGGCCAAGGCTGAGCGCCGTGGTTGGTCCGTGGGGTATGTGGGCAACGCTGCTGAGGTGTTCCCGGAGCTGCTGGCCCGGCACAAGGCCGGGGAGCTGAGCATTGATGTGGTCACGGACCAGACCAGTGCCCATGACCCGTTGTCCTACCTGCCCGAGGGCATCACCGTGGAGGAGTGGCACACCGAGGCCGAGGCCGATCCGGAAGGGTTCACGAAGAAGGCCCAGGCGTCCATGGCCAGGCATGTCCAGGCGATGGTGGAGTTCCAGGACGCCGGGGCCGAGGTGTTTGATTACGGCAACTCGATCCGGGACGAGGCACGCAAGGGCGGCTACGACCGGGCGTTCGAGTTCCCCGGCTTTGTCCCGGCATATATCCGTCCGTTGTTCTGCGAGGGCCTGGGCCCGTTCCGCTGGGTGGCGCTCTCGGGTGATCCGGAGGACATTGCGGTGACGGACGCGGCGATCAAGGAGTTGTTCCCGGAGAACAAGCACCTGCACAAGTGGCTCGACGCCGCGGCGGAGCGGGTGGAGTTCGAGGGTTTGCCGGCCCGTATTTGCTGGCTCGGGTACGGTGAACGGGCCAAGGCCGGGTTGTTGTTCAACCAGCTCGTGAAGGAGGGCAAGGTCAAGGCCCCGATCGTGATCGGCCGTGACCACCTGGACTCCGGTTCCGTGGCGTCCCCGTACCGGGAGACCGAGGCCATGGCCGACGGGTCCGACGCGATTGCTGACTGGCCGTTGCTGAACGCGCTGATCAATACCTCTTCGGGTGCTACCTGGGTTTCGATCCATCACGGTGGCGGGGTCGGTATCGGCCGGTCCCTGCACGCCGGACAGGTTTCCGTCGCGGACGGCACGGACCTGGCCGCGGAGAAACTCGAACGTCTCCTGACCAACGACCCCGGCATGGGCGTCATCCGCCACGTCGACGCCGGCTACGACCGCGCAGTCGAAGTCGCCAACGAACGCGGCGTCCGCATCCCCATGAACGAAAAGTAG